One window of Camelus dromedarius isolate mCamDro1 chromosome 18, mCamDro1.pat, whole genome shotgun sequence genomic DNA carries:
- the PSMA7 gene encoding proteasome subunit alpha type-7, translating to MSYDRAITVFSPDGHLFQVEYAQEAVKKGSTAVGVRGKDIVVLGVEKKSVAKLQDERTVRKICALDDNVCMAFAGLTADARIVINRARVECQSHRLTVEDPVTVEYITRYIASLKQRYTQSNGRRPFGISALIVGFDFDGTPRLYQTDPSGTYHAWKANAIGRGAKSVREFLEKNYTDEAIETDDLTIKLVIKALLEVVQSGGKNIELAVMRRDQPLKILNPEEIEKYVAEIEKEKEENEKKKQKKAS from the exons ATGAGCTACGACCGCGCCATCACCGTCTTCTCGCCCGACGGCCACCTCTTCCAAGTGGAGTACGCGCAGGAGGCCGTGAAGAAGGGCTCGACTGCG GTTGGTGTTCGAGGAAAAGACATTGTTGTTCTTGGTGTGGAGAAGAAGTCAGTGGCCAAACTTCAGGATGAGAGAACCGTGCGGAAGATCTGTGCTCTGGATGACAATGTCTGCATGGCGTTCGCGG GCCTCACCGCTGACGCAAGAATAGTCATCAACAGGGCCCGGGTGGAATGCCAGAGCCACCGGCTGACAGTGGAGGACCCAGTCACCGTGGAGTACATCACCCGCTATATCGCCAGTCTGAAGCAG CGCTACACACAGAGCAACGGGCGCAGGCCGTTTGGCATCTCCGCCCTCATTGTGGGTTTCGACTTTGACGGCACCCCCAGACTCTATCAGACTGACCCCTCAGGCACATACCATGCCTGGAAG GCCAATGCCATAGGCCGCGGGGCCAAGTCAGTGCGAGAGTTTCTAGAGAAGAATTACACCGACGAAGCGATTGAAACTGATGATCTGACCATCAAGCTGGTTATCAAGGCCCTCCTGGAA GTGGTACAGTCGGGCGGCAAAAACATTGAACTTGCTGTCATGAGGCGAGACCAGCCCCTCAAG ATTTTAAATCCTGAAGAAATTGAGAAATATGTGGCTGagattgagaaagaaaaggaggaaaacgaaaagaagaaacagaagaaagcgTCATGA